From Mus musculus strain C57BL/6J chromosome 17, GRCm38.p6 C57BL/6J, the proteins below share one genomic window:
- the Bag6 gene encoding large proline-rich protein BAG6 isoform X13, which yields MEPSDSASTAMEEPDSLEVLVKTLDSQTRTFIVGAQMNVKEFKEHIAASVSIPSEKQRLIYQGRVLQDDKKLQEYNVGGKVIHLVERAPPQTQLPSGASSGTGSASATHGGAPLPGTRGPGASVHDRNANSYVMVGTFNLPSEPRVRLVMAQHMIRDIQTLLSRMECRGGTQAQASQPPPQTPQTVASETVALNSQTSEPVESEAPPREPMESEEMEERPPTQTPELAPSGPAPAGPAPAGPAPAPETNAPNHPSPAEHVEVLQELQRLQRRLQPFLQRYCEVLGAAATTDYNNNHEGREEDQRLINLVGESLRLLGNTFVALSDLRCNLACAPPRHLHVVRPMSHYTTPMVLQQAAIPIQINVGTTVTMTGNGARPPPAPGAEAATPGSAQATSLPPSSTTVDSSTEGAPPPGPAPPPASSHPRVIRISHQSVEPVVMMHMNIQDSGAQPGGVPSAPTGPLGPPGHGQTLGSTLIQLPSLPPEFMHAVAHQITHQAMVAAVASAAAGQQVPGFPTAPTRVVIARPTPPQARPSHPGGPPVSGALQGAGLGTNTSLAQMVSGLVGQLLMQPVLVAQGTPGMAQAQAQAQAQAQAQAQAPAPAPAPAPAPATASASAGTTNTATTAGPAPGGPAQPPPPQPSAADLQFSQLLGNLLGPAGPGAGGPGMASPTITVAMPGVPAFLQGMTDFLQASQTAPPPPPPPPPPPPAPEQQSTPPPGSPSGGTASPGGLGPESLPPEFFTSVVQGVLSSLLGSLGARAGSSESIAAFIQRLSGSSNIFEPGADGALGFFGALLSLLCQNFSMVDVVMLLHGHFQPLQRLQPQLRSFFHQHYLGGQEPTPSNIRMATHTLITGLEEYVRESFSLVQVQPGVDIIRTNLEFLQEQFNSIAAHVLHCTDSGFGARLLELCNQGLFECLALNLHCLGGQQMELAAVINGRIRRMSRGVNPSLVSWLTTMMGLRLQVVLEHMPVGPDAILRYVRRVGDPPQTLPEEPMEVQGAERTSPEPQRENASPAPGTTAEEAMSRGPPPAPEGGSRDEQDGASADAEPWAAAVPPEWVPIIQQDIQSQRKVKPQPPLSDAYLSGMPAKRRKTMQGEGPQLLLSEAVSRAAKAAGARPLTSPESLSRDLEAPEVQESYRQQLRSDIQKRLQEDPNYSPQRFPNAHRAFADDP from the exons ATGGAGCCGAGTGATAGTGCCAGTACCGCTATGGAGGAGCCTGACAGCCTGGAGGTACTGGTGAAGACCCTGGACTCTCAGACTCGGACTTTTATTGTGGGGGCCCAG ATGAATGTAaaggagtttaaggaacacataGCTGCCTCTGTCAGCATCCCTTCCGAGAAACAGCGGCTCATCTACCAGGGCCGGGTCCTACAAGACGACAAGAAGCTCCAGGAGTACA ACGTTGGGGGAAAGGTTATTCACCTGGTGGAACGGGCTCCTCCTCAGACTCAGCTTCCttctggagcatcttctgggacaggctctgCCTCAGCAACTCATGGTGGGGCACCCCTGCCTGGCACTCGGGGCCCTGGGGCTTCTGTTCATGACCGGAATGCCAACAGCTATGTCATGGTTGGAACCTTCAATCTTCCT AGTGAGCCCCGGGTCCGGCTGGTGATGGCTCAGCACATGATTAGGGATATACAGACCTTACTGTCCCGGATGGAG TGTCGAGGGGGAACCCAAGCTCAGGCCAGTCAGCCACCCCCGCAGACACCGCAGACTGTGGCCTCAGAGacggtagccttgaactcacaaacatcAGAACCAGTCGAAAGTGAAGCTCCTCCTCGAGAGCCCATGGAGTCAGAAGAAATGGAGGAACGTCCCCCAACCCAGACTCCAGAGCTTGCGCCCTCAGGCCCAGCTCCCGCAGGCCCAGCTCCCGCAGGCCCAGCTCCCGCGCCAGAGACAAATGCACCCAA CCACCCTTCCCCCGCAGAGCACGTGGAGGTGCTCCAGGAGCTTCAGCGCTTGCAGCGCCGTCTTCAGCCTTTCCTACAGCGCTACTGCGAGGTCCTGGGCGCTGCTGCCACCACAGACTACAACAACAAC CATGAGGGCCGTGAGGAGGACCAGAGGTTGATCAACTTGGTTGGGGAGAGCCTGCGGCTACTGGGCAACACTTTCGTGGCATTGTCTGATCTGCGCTGCAATCTAGCCTGTGCACCCCCACGGCACCTGCACGTGGTTCGGCCTATGTCTCACTACACGACTCCCATGGTGCTCCAGCAGGCAGCCATTCCCATTCAG ATCAATGTGGGGACTACTGTGACCATGACAGGCAATGGGGCTCGGCCTCCACCAGCTCCTGGTGCGGAGGCAGCAACCCCAGGTTCTGCCCAGGCCacatccctgcctccctcttccaCCACTGTTGATTCATCAACTGAAGGAGCTCCCCCACCAGGGCCAGCACCGCCACCAGCCTCCAGCCACCCACGGGTCATCCGGATTTCCCACCAGAGTGTGGAGCCCGTGGTCATGATGCACATGAACATTCAAG ATTCTGGAGCACAGCCTGGTGGTGTGCCAAGTGCTCCCACTGGTCCACTGGGACCTCCTGGTCATGGACAGACCCTGG GCTCCACCCTCATCCAGctgccctccctgccccctgaGTTCATGCACGCCGTCGCCCACCAGATCACTCATCAGGCCATGGTGGCAGCTGTTGCCTCCGCGGCCGCAG GACAGCAGGTGCCCGGCTTCCCAACAGCACCAACTCGGGTGGTGATTGCCCGGCCAACTCCTCCACAGGCTCGGCCTTCCCATCCTGGgggacctccagtctctggaGCTCTG CAGGGCGCTGGGCTGGGTACAAACACTTCATTGGCCCAGATGGTGAGCGGCCTTGTGGGGCAACTTCTTATGCAGCCTGTTCTTGTGG CTCAGGGGACTCCAGGAATGGCTCAGgctcaggcccaggcccaggctcaggcccaggcccaggcccaggctccagctccggctccggctccagctccagctcctgccACTGCTTCAGCTAGTGCTGGTACTACCAACACAGCTACCACAGCTGGCCCTGCTCCTGGGGGTCCTGCccagcctccacctcctcagCCCTCTGCAGCTGATCTTCAGTTCTCTCAGCTCCTGGGAAATCTGCTGGGGCCTGCAGGGCCAGGGGCTGGGGGGCCAGGCATGGCTTCTCCCACCATCACTGTGGCAATGCCTGGTGTCCCTGCTTTTCTCCAGGGCATGACTGATTTTTTGCAG GCATCACAGACTGcccctccaccccctccacctcctccacccccaccccctgccccagagCAGCAGAGCACACCCCCACCAGGGTCTCCTTCTGGTGGAACAGCAAGCCCTGGAGGCTTAGGTCCTGAGAGCCTGCCACCAGAGTTTTTCACCTCAGTGGTGCAGGGCGTGTTGAGCTCCCTCCTGGGCTCCTTGGGGGCTCGAGCTGGCAGCAGTGAGAGTATCGCTGCCTTCATCCAACGCCTCAGTGGATCCAGCAACATCTTTGAGCCTGGGGCTGATGGCGCCCTTG GATTCTTCGGAGCTCTGCTCTCTCTCCTGTGCCAGAATTTCTCCATGGTGGATGTGGTGATGCTTCTCCATGGCCATTTCCAGCCACTGCAGCGGCTCCAGCCACAGCTGCGATCTTTCTTCCACCAGCACTACCTGGGTGGCCAGGAGCCCACGCCTAGCAACATCCGG ATGGCGACCCACACACTGATCACTGGGCTGGAAGAGTATGTAAGGGAGAGTTTT TCTTTGGTACAGGTTCAGCCAGGTGTGGATATCATCCGGACAAATTTAGAATTTCTCCAAGAGCAGTTTAACAGCATTGCTGCTCATGTGCTGCACTGTACAG ACAGTGGATTTGGAGCCCGGTTGCTGGAGCTGTGTAACCAGGgcctgtttgaatgcttggccctgaACCTCCACTGCTTGGGGGGACAGCAAATGGAGCTTGCTGCTGTCATCAATGGTCGAATT CGCCGCATGTCTCGCGGGGTGAATCCATCCTTGGTGAGCTGGCTGACAACCATGATGGGACTGAGGCTTCAGGTGGTCTTGGAGCACATGCCTGTGGGTCCCGACGCCATCCTCAGATATGTTCGTAGGGTTGGTGATCCTCCTCAG ACACTTCCTGAAGAGCCGATGGAAGTTCAGGGAGCAGAAAGAACTTCCCCTGAACCTCAG AGAGAGAATGCTTCCCCAGCCCCTGGAACAACAGCAGAAGAAGCCATGTCCCGAGGCCCGCCCCCTGCTCCTGAAGGAGGTTCCCGAGATGAACAGGATGGAGCTTCAGCTGATGCAGAACCCTGGGCAGCTGCAGTCCCCCCT gaaTGGGTCCCTATTATCCAGCAGGACATTCAGAGCCAGCGGAAGGTGAAACCTCAGCCGCCCCTGAGTGATGCCTACCTCAGTGGCATGCCTGCCAAGAGACGAAAG ACAATGCAGGGTGAGGGCCCCCAGCTGCTACTCTCAGAGGCAGTGAGCCGGGCAGCTAAGGCAGCCGGAGCTCGGCCCCTGACAAGCCCCGAGAGCCTGAGCCGGGACCTGGAGGCACCAGAGGTTCAGGAGAGCTACAGGCAGCAG CTCCGGTCTGATATCCAAAAACGACTGCAGGAAGATCCCAACTACAGCCCCCAGCGCTTCCCTAATGCCCATCGGGCATTTGCTGATGACCCCTAG
- the Bag6 gene encoding large proline-rich protein BAG6 isoform X15 — MEPSDSASTAMEEPDSLEVLVKTLDSQTRTFIVGAQMNVKEFKEHIAASVSIPSEKQRLIYQGRVLQDDKKLQEYNVGGKVIHLVERAPPQTQLPSGASSGTGSASATHGGAPLPGTRGPGASVHDRNANSYVMVGTFNLPSEPRVRLVMAQHMIRDIQTLLSRMECRGGTQAQASQPPPQTPQTVASETVALNSQTSEPVESEAPPREPMESEEMEERPPTQTPELAPSGPAPAGPAPAGPAPAPETNAPNHPSPAEHVEVLQELQRLQRRLQPFLQRYCEVLGAAATTDYNNNHEGREEDQRLINLVGESLRLLGNTFVALSDLRCNLACAPPRHLHVVRPMSHYTTPMVLQQAAIPIQINVGTTVTMTGNGARPPPAPGAEAATPGSAQATSLPPSSTTVDSSTEGAPPPGPAPPPASSHPRVIRISHQSVEPVVMMHMNIQDSGAQPGGVPSAPTGPLGPPGHGQTLGSTLIQLPSLPPEFMHAVAHQITHQAMVAAVASAAAGQQVPGFPTAPTRVVIARPTPPQARPSHPGGPPVSGALGAGLGTNTSLAQMVSGLVGQLLMQPVLVAQGTPGMAQAQAQAQAQAQAQAQAPAPAPAPAPAPATASASAGTTNTATTAGPAPGGPAQPPPPQPSAADLQFSQLLGNLLGPAGPGAGGPGMASPTITVAMPGVPAFLQGMTDFLQASQTAPPPPPPPPPPPPAPEQQSTPPPGSPSGGTASPGGLGPESLPPEFFTSVVQGVLSSLLGSLGARAGSSESIAAFIQRLSGSSNIFEPGADGALGFFGALLSLLCQNFSMVDVVMLLHGHFQPLQRLQPQLRSFFHQHYLGGQEPTPSNIRMATHTLITGLEEYVRESFSLVQVQPGVDIIRTNLEFLQEQFNSIAAHVLHCTDSGFGARLLELCNQGLFECLALNLHCLGGQQMELAAVINGRIRRMSRGVNPSLVSWLTTMMGLRLQVVLEHMPVGPDAILRYVRRVGDPPQTLPEEPMEVQGAERTSPEPQRENASPAPGTTAEEAMSRGPPPAPEGGSRDEQDGASADAEPWAAAVPPEWVPIIQQDIQSQRKVKPQPPLSDAYLSGMPAKRRKTMQGEGPQLLLSEAVSRAAKAAGARPLTSPESLSRDLEAPEVQESYRQQLRSDIQKRLQEDPNYSPQRFPNAHRAFADDP; from the exons ATGGAGCCGAGTGATAGTGCCAGTACCGCTATGGAGGAGCCTGACAGCCTGGAGGTACTGGTGAAGACCCTGGACTCTCAGACTCGGACTTTTATTGTGGGGGCCCAG ATGAATGTAaaggagtttaaggaacacataGCTGCCTCTGTCAGCATCCCTTCCGAGAAACAGCGGCTCATCTACCAGGGCCGGGTCCTACAAGACGACAAGAAGCTCCAGGAGTACA ACGTTGGGGGAAAGGTTATTCACCTGGTGGAACGGGCTCCTCCTCAGACTCAGCTTCCttctggagcatcttctgggacaggctctgCCTCAGCAACTCATGGTGGGGCACCCCTGCCTGGCACTCGGGGCCCTGGGGCTTCTGTTCATGACCGGAATGCCAACAGCTATGTCATGGTTGGAACCTTCAATCTTCCT AGTGAGCCCCGGGTCCGGCTGGTGATGGCTCAGCACATGATTAGGGATATACAGACCTTACTGTCCCGGATGGAG TGTCGAGGGGGAACCCAAGCTCAGGCCAGTCAGCCACCCCCGCAGACACCGCAGACTGTGGCCTCAGAGacggtagccttgaactcacaaacatcAGAACCAGTCGAAAGTGAAGCTCCTCCTCGAGAGCCCATGGAGTCAGAAGAAATGGAGGAACGTCCCCCAACCCAGACTCCAGAGCTTGCGCCCTCAGGCCCAGCTCCCGCAGGCCCAGCTCCCGCAGGCCCAGCTCCCGCGCCAGAGACAAATGCACCCAA CCACCCTTCCCCCGCAGAGCACGTGGAGGTGCTCCAGGAGCTTCAGCGCTTGCAGCGCCGTCTTCAGCCTTTCCTACAGCGCTACTGCGAGGTCCTGGGCGCTGCTGCCACCACAGACTACAACAACAAC CATGAGGGCCGTGAGGAGGACCAGAGGTTGATCAACTTGGTTGGGGAGAGCCTGCGGCTACTGGGCAACACTTTCGTGGCATTGTCTGATCTGCGCTGCAATCTAGCCTGTGCACCCCCACGGCACCTGCACGTGGTTCGGCCTATGTCTCACTACACGACTCCCATGGTGCTCCAGCAGGCAGCCATTCCCATTCAG ATCAATGTGGGGACTACTGTGACCATGACAGGCAATGGGGCTCGGCCTCCACCAGCTCCTGGTGCGGAGGCAGCAACCCCAGGTTCTGCCCAGGCCacatccctgcctccctcttccaCCACTGTTGATTCATCAACTGAAGGAGCTCCCCCACCAGGGCCAGCACCGCCACCAGCCTCCAGCCACCCACGGGTCATCCGGATTTCCCACCAGAGTGTGGAGCCCGTGGTCATGATGCACATGAACATTCAAG ATTCTGGAGCACAGCCTGGTGGTGTGCCAAGTGCTCCCACTGGTCCACTGGGACCTCCTGGTCATGGACAGACCCTGG GCTCCACCCTCATCCAGctgccctccctgccccctgaGTTCATGCACGCCGTCGCCCACCAGATCACTCATCAGGCCATGGTGGCAGCTGTTGCCTCCGCGGCCGCAG GACAGCAGGTGCCCGGCTTCCCAACAGCACCAACTCGGGTGGTGATTGCCCGGCCAACTCCTCCACAGGCTCGGCCTTCCCATCCTGGgggacctccagtctctggaGCTCTG GGCGCTGGGCTGGGTACAAACACTTCATTGGCCCAGATGGTGAGCGGCCTTGTGGGGCAACTTCTTATGCAGCCTGTTCTTGTGG CTCAGGGGACTCCAGGAATGGCTCAGgctcaggcccaggcccaggctcaggcccaggcccaggcccaggctccagctccggctccggctccagctccagctcctgccACTGCTTCAGCTAGTGCTGGTACTACCAACACAGCTACCACAGCTGGCCCTGCTCCTGGGGGTCCTGCccagcctccacctcctcagCCCTCTGCAGCTGATCTTCAGTTCTCTCAGCTCCTGGGAAATCTGCTGGGGCCTGCAGGGCCAGGGGCTGGGGGGCCAGGCATGGCTTCTCCCACCATCACTGTGGCAATGCCTGGTGTCCCTGCTTTTCTCCAGGGCATGACTGATTTTTTGCAG GCATCACAGACTGcccctccaccccctccacctcctccacccccaccccctgccccagagCAGCAGAGCACACCCCCACCAGGGTCTCCTTCTGGTGGAACAGCAAGCCCTGGAGGCTTAGGTCCTGAGAGCCTGCCACCAGAGTTTTTCACCTCAGTGGTGCAGGGCGTGTTGAGCTCCCTCCTGGGCTCCTTGGGGGCTCGAGCTGGCAGCAGTGAGAGTATCGCTGCCTTCATCCAACGCCTCAGTGGATCCAGCAACATCTTTGAGCCTGGGGCTGATGGCGCCCTTG GATTCTTCGGAGCTCTGCTCTCTCTCCTGTGCCAGAATTTCTCCATGGTGGATGTGGTGATGCTTCTCCATGGCCATTTCCAGCCACTGCAGCGGCTCCAGCCACAGCTGCGATCTTTCTTCCACCAGCACTACCTGGGTGGCCAGGAGCCCACGCCTAGCAACATCCGG ATGGCGACCCACACACTGATCACTGGGCTGGAAGAGTATGTAAGGGAGAGTTTT TCTTTGGTACAGGTTCAGCCAGGTGTGGATATCATCCGGACAAATTTAGAATTTCTCCAAGAGCAGTTTAACAGCATTGCTGCTCATGTGCTGCACTGTACAG ACAGTGGATTTGGAGCCCGGTTGCTGGAGCTGTGTAACCAGGgcctgtttgaatgcttggccctgaACCTCCACTGCTTGGGGGGACAGCAAATGGAGCTTGCTGCTGTCATCAATGGTCGAATT CGCCGCATGTCTCGCGGGGTGAATCCATCCTTGGTGAGCTGGCTGACAACCATGATGGGACTGAGGCTTCAGGTGGTCTTGGAGCACATGCCTGTGGGTCCCGACGCCATCCTCAGATATGTTCGTAGGGTTGGTGATCCTCCTCAG ACACTTCCTGAAGAGCCGATGGAAGTTCAGGGAGCAGAAAGAACTTCCCCTGAACCTCAG AGAGAGAATGCTTCCCCAGCCCCTGGAACAACAGCAGAAGAAGCCATGTCCCGAGGCCCGCCCCCTGCTCCTGAAGGAGGTTCCCGAGATGAACAGGATGGAGCTTCAGCTGATGCAGAACCCTGGGCAGCTGCAGTCCCCCCT gaaTGGGTCCCTATTATCCAGCAGGACATTCAGAGCCAGCGGAAGGTGAAACCTCAGCCGCCCCTGAGTGATGCCTACCTCAGTGGCATGCCTGCCAAGAGACGAAAG ACAATGCAGGGTGAGGGCCCCCAGCTGCTACTCTCAGAGGCAGTGAGCCGGGCAGCTAAGGCAGCCGGAGCTCGGCCCCTGACAAGCCCCGAGAGCCTGAGCCGGGACCTGGAGGCACCAGAGGTTCAGGAGAGCTACAGGCAGCAG CTCCGGTCTGATATCCAAAAACGACTGCAGGAAGATCCCAACTACAGCCCCCAGCGCTTCCCTAATGCCCATCGGGCATTTGCTGATGACCCCTAG
- the Bag6 gene encoding large proline-rich protein BAG6 isoform X7, with protein sequence MEPSDSASTAMEEPDSLEVLVKTLDSQTRTFIVGAQMNVKEFKEHIAASVSIPSEKQRLIYQGRVLQDDKKLQEYNVGGKVIHLVERAPPQTQLPSGASSGTGSASATHGGAPLPGTRGPGASVHDRNANSYVMVGTFNLPSDGSAVDVHINMEQAPIQSEPRVRLVMAQHMIRDIQTLLSRMECRGGTQAQASQPPPQTPQTVASETVALNSQTSEPVESEAPPREPMESEEMEERPPTQTPELAPSGPAPAGPAPAGPAPAPETNAPNHPSPAEHVEVLQELQRLQRRLQPFLQRYCEVLGAAATTDYNNNHEGREEDQRLINLVGESLRLLGNTFVALSDLRCNLACAPPRHLHVVRPMSHYTTPMVLQQAAIPIQINVGTTVTMTGNGARPPPAPGAEAATPGSAQATSLPPSSTTVDSSTEGAPPPGPAPPPASSHPRVIRISHQSVEPVVMMHMNIQDSGAQPGGVPSAPTGPLGPPGHGQTLGSTLIQLPSLPPEFMHAVAHQITHQAMVAAVASAAAGQQVPGFPTAPTRVVIARPTPPQARPSHPGGPPVSGALGAGLGTNTSLAQMVSGLVGQLLMQPVLVAQGTPGMAQAQAQAQAQAQAQAQAPAPAPAPAPAPATASASAGTTNTATTAGPAPGGPAQPPPPQPSAADLQFSQLLGNLLGPAGPGAGGPGMASPTITVAMPGVPAFLQGMTDFLQASQTAPPPPPPPPPPPPAPEQQSTPPPGSPSGGTASPGGLGPESLPPEFFTSVVQGVLSSLLGSLGARAGSSESIAAFIQRLSGSSNIFEPGADGALGFFGALLSLLCQNFSMVDVVMLLHGHFQPLQRLQPQLRSFFHQHYLGGQEPTPSNIRMATHTLITGLEEYVRESFSLVQVQPGVDIIRTNLEFLQEQFNSIAAHVLHCTDSGFGARLLELCNQGLFECLALNLHCLGGQQMELAAVINGRIRRMSRGVNPSLVSWLTTMMGLRLQVVLEHMPVGPDAILRYVRRVGDPPQTLPEEPMEVQGAERTSPEPQRENASPAPGTTAEEAMSRGPPPAPEGGSRDEQDGASADAEPWAAAVPPEWVPIIQQDIQSQRKVKPQPPLSDAYLSGMPAKRRKTMQGEGPQLLLSEAVSRAAKAAGARPLTSPESLSRDLEAPEVQESYRQQLRSDIQKRLQEDPNYSPQRFPNAHRAFADDP encoded by the exons ATGGAGCCGAGTGATAGTGCCAGTACCGCTATGGAGGAGCCTGACAGCCTGGAGGTACTGGTGAAGACCCTGGACTCTCAGACTCGGACTTTTATTGTGGGGGCCCAG ATGAATGTAaaggagtttaaggaacacataGCTGCCTCTGTCAGCATCCCTTCCGAGAAACAGCGGCTCATCTACCAGGGCCGGGTCCTACAAGACGACAAGAAGCTCCAGGAGTACA ACGTTGGGGGAAAGGTTATTCACCTGGTGGAACGGGCTCCTCCTCAGACTCAGCTTCCttctggagcatcttctgggacaggctctgCCTCAGCAACTCATGGTGGGGCACCCCTGCCTGGCACTCGGGGCCCTGGGGCTTCTGTTCATGACCGGAATGCCAACAGCTATGTCATGGTTGGAACCTTCAATCTTCCT AGTGACGGCTCTGCTGTGGATGTTCACATCAACATGGAACAGGCCCCAATTCAG AGTGAGCCCCGGGTCCGGCTGGTGATGGCTCAGCACATGATTAGGGATATACAGACCTTACTGTCCCGGATGGAG TGTCGAGGGGGAACCCAAGCTCAGGCCAGTCAGCCACCCCCGCAGACACCGCAGACTGTGGCCTCAGAGacggtagccttgaactcacaaacatcAGAACCAGTCGAAAGTGAAGCTCCTCCTCGAGAGCCCATGGAGTCAGAAGAAATGGAGGAACGTCCCCCAACCCAGACTCCAGAGCTTGCGCCCTCAGGCCCAGCTCCCGCAGGCCCAGCTCCCGCAGGCCCAGCTCCCGCGCCAGAGACAAATGCACCCAA CCACCCTTCCCCCGCAGAGCACGTGGAGGTGCTCCAGGAGCTTCAGCGCTTGCAGCGCCGTCTTCAGCCTTTCCTACAGCGCTACTGCGAGGTCCTGGGCGCTGCTGCCACCACAGACTACAACAACAAC CATGAGGGCCGTGAGGAGGACCAGAGGTTGATCAACTTGGTTGGGGAGAGCCTGCGGCTACTGGGCAACACTTTCGTGGCATTGTCTGATCTGCGCTGCAATCTAGCCTGTGCACCCCCACGGCACCTGCACGTGGTTCGGCCTATGTCTCACTACACGACTCCCATGGTGCTCCAGCAGGCAGCCATTCCCATTCAG ATCAATGTGGGGACTACTGTGACCATGACAGGCAATGGGGCTCGGCCTCCACCAGCTCCTGGTGCGGAGGCAGCAACCCCAGGTTCTGCCCAGGCCacatccctgcctccctcttccaCCACTGTTGATTCATCAACTGAAGGAGCTCCCCCACCAGGGCCAGCACCGCCACCAGCCTCCAGCCACCCACGGGTCATCCGGATTTCCCACCAGAGTGTGGAGCCCGTGGTCATGATGCACATGAACATTCAAG ATTCTGGAGCACAGCCTGGTGGTGTGCCAAGTGCTCCCACTGGTCCACTGGGACCTCCTGGTCATGGACAGACCCTGG GCTCCACCCTCATCCAGctgccctccctgccccctgaGTTCATGCACGCCGTCGCCCACCAGATCACTCATCAGGCCATGGTGGCAGCTGTTGCCTCCGCGGCCGCAG GACAGCAGGTGCCCGGCTTCCCAACAGCACCAACTCGGGTGGTGATTGCCCGGCCAACTCCTCCACAGGCTCGGCCTTCCCATCCTGGgggacctccagtctctggaGCTCTG GGCGCTGGGCTGGGTACAAACACTTCATTGGCCCAGATGGTGAGCGGCCTTGTGGGGCAACTTCTTATGCAGCCTGTTCTTGTGG CTCAGGGGACTCCAGGAATGGCTCAGgctcaggcccaggcccaggctcaggcccaggcccaggcccaggctccagctccggctccggctccagctccagctcctgccACTGCTTCAGCTAGTGCTGGTACTACCAACACAGCTACCACAGCTGGCCCTGCTCCTGGGGGTCCTGCccagcctccacctcctcagCCCTCTGCAGCTGATCTTCAGTTCTCTCAGCTCCTGGGAAATCTGCTGGGGCCTGCAGGGCCAGGGGCTGGGGGGCCAGGCATGGCTTCTCCCACCATCACTGTGGCAATGCCTGGTGTCCCTGCTTTTCTCCAGGGCATGACTGATTTTTTGCAG GCATCACAGACTGcccctccaccccctccacctcctccacccccaccccctgccccagagCAGCAGAGCACACCCCCACCAGGGTCTCCTTCTGGTGGAACAGCAAGCCCTGGAGGCTTAGGTCCTGAGAGCCTGCCACCAGAGTTTTTCACCTCAGTGGTGCAGGGCGTGTTGAGCTCCCTCCTGGGCTCCTTGGGGGCTCGAGCTGGCAGCAGTGAGAGTATCGCTGCCTTCATCCAACGCCTCAGTGGATCCAGCAACATCTTTGAGCCTGGGGCTGATGGCGCCCTTG GATTCTTCGGAGCTCTGCTCTCTCTCCTGTGCCAGAATTTCTCCATGGTGGATGTGGTGATGCTTCTCCATGGCCATTTCCAGCCACTGCAGCGGCTCCAGCCACAGCTGCGATCTTTCTTCCACCAGCACTACCTGGGTGGCCAGGAGCCCACGCCTAGCAACATCCGG ATGGCGACCCACACACTGATCACTGGGCTGGAAGAGTATGTAAGGGAGAGTTTT TCTTTGGTACAGGTTCAGCCAGGTGTGGATATCATCCGGACAAATTTAGAATTTCTCCAAGAGCAGTTTAACAGCATTGCTGCTCATGTGCTGCACTGTACAG ACAGTGGATTTGGAGCCCGGTTGCTGGAGCTGTGTAACCAGGgcctgtttgaatgcttggccctgaACCTCCACTGCTTGGGGGGACAGCAAATGGAGCTTGCTGCTGTCATCAATGGTCGAATT CGCCGCATGTCTCGCGGGGTGAATCCATCCTTGGTGAGCTGGCTGACAACCATGATGGGACTGAGGCTTCAGGTGGTCTTGGAGCACATGCCTGTGGGTCCCGACGCCATCCTCAGATATGTTCGTAGGGTTGGTGATCCTCCTCAG ACACTTCCTGAAGAGCCGATGGAAGTTCAGGGAGCAGAAAGAACTTCCCCTGAACCTCAG AGAGAGAATGCTTCCCCAGCCCCTGGAACAACAGCAGAAGAAGCCATGTCCCGAGGCCCGCCCCCTGCTCCTGAAGGAGGTTCCCGAGATGAACAGGATGGAGCTTCAGCTGATGCAGAACCCTGGGCAGCTGCAGTCCCCCCT gaaTGGGTCCCTATTATCCAGCAGGACATTCAGAGCCAGCGGAAGGTGAAACCTCAGCCGCCCCTGAGTGATGCCTACCTCAGTGGCATGCCTGCCAAGAGACGAAAG ACAATGCAGGGTGAGGGCCCCCAGCTGCTACTCTCAGAGGCAGTGAGCCGGGCAGCTAAGGCAGCCGGAGCTCGGCCCCTGACAAGCCCCGAGAGCCTGAGCCGGGACCTGGAGGCACCAGAGGTTCAGGAGAGCTACAGGCAGCAG CTCCGGTCTGATATCCAAAAACGACTGCAGGAAGATCCCAACTACAGCCCCCAGCGCTTCCCTAATGCCCATCGGGCATTTGCTGATGACCCCTAG